The genomic stretch AGTCATCTACGAAGTGCCCGCCTTCAAATAATATTGTAGGCATTCCTGCTTTTATAAAATTGTCTCCGGTTGAAGTAGGATAAAACTCATCTGAATATCTCCCGATCTGGTTAGGGATCATTTCCTTTAAATGATTATATACACTTCCGATAACCGCCATGCATTTTTTCCTATTTTCTGTAATTGTACGCTCTATATTTTCAGAAGGAGCCAAAAAAGAGAGAGTAGCCGGGTGAATGCCGTCTGTTGTAAAAATGGTCCTTTGTTCATGAAGGTTTAAAGCATAATCATATTTCTTTGAAGCGGCTGCTTTTTTCAGAAACTTTATTTCCTTACTGGCTTCGTTATGAAAATCACGGTTAAGATCAATATCTGCGGCATTAAGTCTTGTCCACCTTTCAGATCCGTCAGGATTGAGCATAAAGATAAAATCTAATTTGATTTTACTGAATAAATCATCCTTCATTTCCGGAGCTTTATCAAGGCTTGTCAAAAGATCAAGCATGGCATGTGTAGCATTGGATTCATTACCGTGCATTTGTGACCAGGCCAATACCTGAATATTTCCGGTTCCGATACTTAACTGATAAATCGGCTTCTCTAAATAGGATGTTCCGATCTCCTGAATGTAATCGCCGAGATTCGACTGTAGGTAAGAAAATAATTTTTCAGGGGAAATATAGCGATTTGAAAAATCAGGGTTCGGAGAATAAATAGATTCAAAGTTCATTGCTGGAAAATAATTTACTGGAATCAAATTTAGCCATTTTAAAGCGAAAAATAAATATTAACATTTGTAAACATTGTGAAAACAGGAAAAATTTTGAAAATTATTGTAAACAATATTTAATTTACAAAAGTTAAAGCTAGTGTTTTATCTGCTATCCAGCCATTAACATGCGTAACATTGTTAAACAGTATATATTGACAAATTGTCTGTTGATAAAATTGTGGATTGCGAATAATTCAATTTAACATATTTAAAATACTATAATTCAATAAGTTACAAGATTCATCTAAATAACATTTATAACAGTACTTGAAGTATGA from Chryseobacterium indologenes encodes the following:
- a CDS encoding M14 family zinc carboxypeptidase; this translates as MNFESIYSPNPDFSNRYISPEKLFSYLQSNLGDYIQEIGTSYLEKPIYQLSIGTGNIQVLAWSQMHGNESNATHAMLDLLTSLDKAPEMKDDLFSKIKLDFIFMLNPDGSERWTRLNAADIDLNRDFHNEASKEIKFLKKAAASKKYDYALNLHEQRTIFTTDGIHPATLSFLAPSENIERTITENRKKCMAVIGSVYNHLKEMIPNQIGRYSDEFYPTSTGDNFIKAGMPTILFEGGHFVDDYTRKGTRKYYTIALYYALKAISELNSDHTGWETYLDIPENKETHYDIIYRNVRLNTDHECILDIAVQYKEMKEDGKEEISFIPFVMEAGDVKKRKGWLEVDCTGKKFISANKYPKLDAAVDFTIED